CGCCTCGGCGCGCGGCAGGTCCGCCAGCGGCACGGTGAAGGTCACGTCGGTCTCGCCCTTATCCTTGGCGATATTCTGGATAATCATGTCGACGTTGATGTTGGCGGCGGCCAGCGGCCCGAAGATCGCCGCGACCGCACCCGGCTTGTCGGCGACGCGGGTGAGCGTGACCTTGGCTTCGTTCTTGTCGGCGGCGATGCCGGTGATCAGCTGGCGTTCCATATCCAATCCTTCGAGTTCTTCGTCACTGACGATCATCGTACCCGGCAGCGTATCGGCGGCCGGCGCATCGTCGTCGATGAAGGACGACAAAACCTGCACGCGCACGCCTTCCTTCATGGCGAGGCTGACAGAGCGCGTCTGCAGCACCTTCGAGCCGACCGAAGCCAGCTCGAGCATTTCCTCGTAAGTGACGTTCTTCAGCTTGCGCGCCTTGGCGACGATGCGCGGGTCGGTCGTGTAGACGCCGTCGACATCGGTGTAGATATCGCAGCGATCCGCGCCGACCGCCGCCGCGACCGCGACCGCCGAGGTGTCCGAGCCGCCGCGGCCGAGCGTGGTCACGCGGTTGTCGTCGGTCAGGCCCTGGAAGCCCGGGATCACCGCGATCTCGCCGGCGGCCATCGAGGCCAGCATTTCGGGGCAGTCGATCGTGCCTATGCGCGCCTTGGCATGGGCATCGTCGGTCTTGATCGGCAGCTGCCAGCCGAGCCACGAGCGCGCCTTGCAGCCCATCGCCTGCAAGGTCAGCGCCAGCAGGCCCGCGGTCACCTGCTCGCCGCTGGCCACGACCACGTCGTATTCGGCGGGATCGTAAAGCGCGTTGGCCTCGCGGCAGAAATTGACCAGCCGGTCGGTCTCGCCGGCCATGGCCGAAACCACCACGGCGACCTCGTGCCCGGCCGCCTGCTGGCGGCGCACGATGCCGGCGACGCGGCGGATGCGCTCGGTGCCGGCCATCGAGGTGCCGCCGAATTTCATCACGATCCGGGCCACGAAACAAAGCTCCTGCATGACAAACGGGGCCTAGGCCCCAAGCGGGCACGCTGTTAGGGATCGGGGATGACGAATGCAACCATAAGACCCGCAGAGGCCGAGCATTTCGGCAGGCTTGCCGCAGACTGGTGGAATCCCAAGGGTTCCTCGGCCATGCTGCACAAGCTAAACCCGGTTCGGCTGGGCTTCATCCGCGAGGCGATCGACGCGCACTGGCGCGGCGACTCGCGCGGCCTGAAGCCGCTGGCAGGCAAACGCGCGCTCGATGTCGGCTGCGGCGCCGGCCTGCTCTGCGAGCCGCTGGCGCGGCTGGGCGGCACGGTGACGGGCGTCGATGCGGCCGAGGAGAACATCGAGGCCGCGCGCGAGCATGCCAAAGGCTCCGGCCTTGCGATCGAGTACCGCTGGGGCGACATCGGCCAGCTCGGCCTTGTCGACTACGACCTCGTCTGCTCGATGGAAGTCATCGAGCACGTCGCCGACAAGCCCGGCTTCATCGCCGCGCTGACCGCTGCGATGAAGCCGGACGGTTTGATGGTGCTATCGACCCCCAACCGCACCCCGCAATCGCGGCTGCTGCTGGTCGAAGGCGCCGAACGCCTCGGCGCCATTCCGCGCGGCACCCACCACTGGGGCGATTTCGTCACACCCGAGGAACTGGGCGAGCTGCTCGCCGATGTCGGCATGACGATGGGCGAGCCGAAAGGCATAGCCTGGTCGCCGACCAAGGGGCTGCATTTGTCGGATAGTTTGGCGCTGAATTATATCGTTACGGCGGTTCGGGCCTAGTCTGGAAACCGTTGAAGCCGGATATCCAGAATGCGCCGCTTGCCTGCAATGTCGACGGTAGCGGCAGGTCTAAGCGGTCACCGTAATCTCCCGAGGACTAACGGCTGGTAGCTTCACGGTGAACGCACTGCCTGCCCTCTCACCGGCGCTCTCCACCGCAATCGACCCGCCGTGCAGTTCGACGATTTGGCGTACCAACGCCAGGCCGATCCCAAGGCCGCCGGCAGCGCGGCTGCGGTGCTCCGACACTTGCTCGAAAATTTTGAAAATCCGCGTTTGCATGTCGAGAGGAATGCCGACCCCGTCATCCTGCACACACAGCTCCACCCGGCCGTCGTCGGCGCGCACCTTCAAAGCGATATTTCCACCCGGCGGCGTATATTTGGCAGCGTTGTTCAGCAAATTCGCGATCACCTGGGCCATGCGGACCGGATCGACCTCCAACCACACCTCCTCGTTCGGCAAATCGAGGCTGAATGCGTGGTTTGCGTCATCCAGATCGACCTGGCTCGCCTCAACCGCAGCCTGGACGATCGCGCGAAGTTCGACGCGCTCCTTTCGCAGCGAAATCTTGCCTTCGCTTATCCGCGAGATGTCGAGCAAATCGTCCACCAGCCGTGTGAGATAGCCAATTCGGCGATCCATCTGGTCGCGAATTTCCGCCGCCTGTCCGGCGTCTTCCCGACGTTCCAGGAGGCGAATGCCGGCCTTGACGGCGGCCAGGGGGTTGCGCAGTTCATGCGCAAGCGTTGCGAGGAATTCGTCCTTGCGGCGGTCCGCCGTCACCAGCGCGCGTGACGCCGCCTCCAGTTCATCGCGCTGGGCGGCAACCACCTGGCGTTGGCGGCAGAGATCGAAAAAGACGTTGGCCTTGCTCCGCAAGACATCTGACTCGATCGGCTTCTGAATGAAGTCGACGGCCCCCGCTTCGTATCCACGGAACCGGCGCCGGGCGTCCGAAGTACCGGCGGTCACGAATATGATCGGAATATTGCGCGTGCGGTCGCTCCCACGCATGAACTCGGCCAGTTCGAACCCGTCCATCCCGGGCATCTGCACATCGAGCAGGGCCAACCCGACGTCGTGCTCCAACAACAGTTCGAGTGCTTCGTCGCCCGATCGTGCTTTGAGAATGACCAGTTCGTCGCGCTTGAGCAGGGCTTCGAGCGAGACAAGGTTTTCCTCGAGATCGTCGACAAGGAGGAAATGCACGGGAGGGAGGGGACGGGTCATGATCCAGCCTTCCCGATGAGAAATTCGGCGATTGCACCCCGAGTCATGACGCGCGCGTCCGGGCACAGTTTCAGCGCCGCCCGCGGCATCGCATCGGCATAGGCATAGGCGGGGTCCTCGACGATTACCATTCCGTTCGCCTCGGCGATCGCTCTGAGTCCAGCAGCGCCATCGGCATTGGCCCCCGTGAGGACTATCCCGATGAGCGATGCTCCGAATGCGTCAGCCGCGCTTTCGAACATCACGTCGATCGAGGGGCGCGAGTGCATCACGGGCGGATCGGCCGATAGCGACAGGGTGCCGTCGTTTTCGAGGAGCAGATGATAATCAGAGGGGGCGAAATAGATCGTACCGGACAGCGCTGGCTCTTTGTCCTCGGCTTCGCGCACCGCCATGCGGCATTTTTTCTCGAACAGTGGCGCCAATATGTCCTGGCGATCGGCGGGAACGTGCACGACGATGACGATCGGAAGCGAGAAGTCGGCCGGGAGAACGGGGAGGATCTCGGACAGGGCCTGGATCGCACCCGCCGATGCGCCGATCACGACCATCTTTGCTTTCGACACGGCGTTCATATGTCGCGCCTCTGGTAGATTTTCTCCGTGCGAACGAAGTCGCCGAAGGCATTCCCATGAGCGGAAAAGCGGATGCTTTCCTTTGCGCCCAGTCCGAGGAAACCATTGCGAACCAGAGAATCTCTGAACAGGCCGATGGCGCGGTCCTGCAGGGCCCGGTCGAAATAGATCATGACGTTGCGGCAGGAAATGAGGTGCATCTCGGCAAAGACCGCGTCCGTGACGAGGCTGTGGTCCGAGAACACCACACGATCGCGAAGGCTCTTGTCGAAGGCGGCGTTGCCGTAGGCCGTCGTATAGTAATCCGAGAGCGAGGACTTGCCGCCCGAAGCGCGGTGGTTCTCGGTGAACAAAGCGATCCGATCGAGCGGGTAGATGCCCCGCGCGGCGGTCTCCAATGCGTCCTGGCTGATATCGGTCGCATAGAACAGCGTGCGCTCCTCCAAGCCCTCCTCACGAAAAAGGATCACCAGCGAATAGAGTTCCTCGCCGCCACTGCAGCCGGCGATCCAGACCTTGAGCGAGGGATAGGTGCGCAAGTGCGGCACCACATTTTCGCGCAACGCCCTGAAGTAGGAGGGATCGCGGAACATCTCGCTGACTTGCACGGTGAGATAGCCGAGCAGCCGGGGCAGCATGGCCTCGTCGTGCAACAGGGCCTCCTGCATCGCCGAGAAGGTCGCGAAACCGAGCTGCTGACGTGCCTGGCGAAGGCGCCGCCGGATCGAAGCCTGGGCATAATGCCGGAAGTCATAGTGGTAGCGCTGATGAAGCGCCTCCAGCAGCAAGCGGATCTCGATATCCTCGGTGACGTCGGACATGGGGCGGCGCCTACCGCGGCATCCAGACGCGGACGAGCGAGAGCAGCTTGTCCACGTCGAGCGGCTTGGCCATGTAGTCGTTCGCGCCGGCCTCGATGCAGCGCTGCTGATCGTCTGGCATTGCCTTGGCCGTGAGCGTGATGATCGGAAGCTTCTTCCAACGCGCATCCTTGCGGATATGCCGCGTCGCGGTGAGACCATCCATGACAGGCATCAT
The window above is part of the Novosphingobium sp. G106 genome. Proteins encoded here:
- a CDS encoding aspartate kinase, which produces MKFGGTSMAGTERIRRVAGIVRRQQAAGHEVAVVVSAMAGETDRLVNFCREANALYDPAEYDVVVASGEQVTAGLLALTLQAMGCKARSWLGWQLPIKTDDAHAKARIGTIDCPEMLASMAAGEIAVIPGFQGLTDDNRVTTLGRGGSDTSAVAVAAAVGADRCDIYTDVDGVYTTDPRIVAKARKLKNVTYEEMLELASVGSKVLQTRSVSLAMKEGVRVQVLSSFIDDDAPAADTLPGTMIVSDEELEGLDMERQLITGIAADKNEAKVTLTRVADKPGAVAAIFGPLAAANINVDMIIQNIAKDKGETDVTFTVPLADLPRAEALLEAQKDKIGYFRMMSDGKVAKISVVGVGMRSHAGVASTMFQALADRGINIQAISTSEIKVSVLIDEDETELAVRVLHTAYGLDAE
- the ubiG gene encoding bifunctional 2-polyprenyl-6-hydroxyphenol methylase/3-demethylubiquinol 3-O-methyltransferase UbiG, with translation MTNATIRPAEAEHFGRLAADWWNPKGSSAMLHKLNPVRLGFIREAIDAHWRGDSRGLKPLAGKRALDVGCGAGLLCEPLARLGGTVTGVDAAEENIEAAREHAKGSGLAIEYRWGDIGQLGLVDYDLVCSMEVIEHVADKPGFIAALTAAMKPDGLMVLSTPNRTPQSRLLLVEGAERLGAIPRGTHHWGDFVTPEELGELLADVGMTMGEPKGIAWSPTKGLHLSDSLALNYIVTAVRA
- a CDS encoding hybrid sensor histidine kinase/response regulator, producing the protein MTRPLPPVHFLLVDDLEENLVSLEALLKRDELVILKARSGDEALELLLEHDVGLALLDVQMPGMDGFELAEFMRGSDRTRNIPIIFVTAGTSDARRRFRGYEAGAVDFIQKPIESDVLRSKANVFFDLCRQRQVVAAQRDELEAASRALVTADRRKDEFLATLAHELRNPLAAVKAGIRLLERREDAGQAAEIRDQMDRRIGYLTRLVDDLLDISRISEGKISLRKERVELRAIVQAAVEASQVDLDDANHAFSLDLPNEEVWLEVDPVRMAQVIANLLNNAAKYTPPGGNIALKVRADDGRVELCVQDDGVGIPLDMQTRIFKIFEQVSEHRSRAAGGLGIGLALVRQIVELHGGSIAVESAGERAGSAFTVKLPAVSPREITVTA
- a CDS encoding chemotaxis protein CheB, which codes for MNAVSKAKMVVIGASAGAIQALSEILPVLPADFSLPIVIVVHVPADRQDILAPLFEKKCRMAVREAEDKEPALSGTIYFAPSDYHLLLENDGTLSLSADPPVMHSRPSIDVMFESAADAFGASLIGIVLTGANADGAAGLRAIAEANGMVIVEDPAYAYADAMPRAALKLCPDARVMTRGAIAEFLIGKAGS
- a CDS encoding protein-glutamate O-methyltransferase CheR, whose translation is MSDVTEDIEIRLLLEALHQRYHYDFRHYAQASIRRRLRQARQQLGFATFSAMQEALLHDEAMLPRLLGYLTVQVSEMFRDPSYFRALRENVVPHLRTYPSLKVWIAGCSGGEELYSLVILFREEGLEERTLFYATDISQDALETAARGIYPLDRIALFTENHRASGGKSSLSDYYTTAYGNAAFDKSLRDRVVFSDHSLVTDAVFAEMHLISCRNVMIYFDRALQDRAIGLFRDSLVRNGFLGLGAKESIRFSAHGNAFGDFVRTEKIYQRRDI